The genomic segment GATTTGAAGCTGGCCTCGGGCGGTAAGGGTGTGCTGAAAGGTGGTGCGCGAGAACTACTTCCGTCAGAGGTGATCGACCGGACCAAAGGCCACTTCCTGGTGCCGGGGATCCGACATCTGCACGGCGAGATCCTCGAGATGGTGCGCGATGCGCTGACCAACGATGCCGCGCGCAACCGCGGCCTTTATCGCGCCGACACCGTCGATGCCTGGCTGGCCGCGCCCAACGAGACGCGAACCACATTGGGCTCCAACGCGTTGTGGCAACTGGCGGTGCTCGAAATGTGGCTGCAGGGCCTGGGAGTCTGAGTCGGTGGCGCAACACGTGCGCGCCATCTATGGCGCGTCGCTGTCCCCGGACGCGACGGCATTCGCACACTTGGTCGACGACGGCGGTTATCCCCGCGCGGTGCAACGCTTTCTGCGAGGCCGCCGGGCAAGCTCGTCGCGCGACGTCGTCCTGCCGGTCGAGGGTCCTGTCTCGCGGGTGATCCACTCGGCGGACGGTCAGTGGCTGGCCTGCGAGGTGGCGCCCAGCGGCGGCACCCGCACCCAGATCTGGGTCGTCACCACCGATCCCGACGACCGGATGGCTCGGCGCATCGACGGCGAGCACGCCGGGACTGCTGAGCTCGTCGGCTGGGACGGTAGCCGTGTCGCGGCGATCCTGACCGGTGAGGACGGGGTCGGGGAATCGTGTCTGATCGATCCGGCCGACGGCTGTTGCACGGTGTTGGACCGACGGTCTGGTGGCCGCCTGGTCGACGCCTGGGCCGGAGCGGCGCTGATCCGGGTCGGACCGCGCGGCTACCACGAACTGATAATGCTGCACGGGCCGACCGAGATCGCCTTATTGCCAGCCGATCCCGGGTCTACGACGGCCGATGGCGTGATCCTCGACGACCACCATCCGCGCCGCATCCGCTACGGTCCGGACCGCGATCTGAGCAAGCTTTACTACCCAGGTACGGACGCAAACGGATATGTGCGGGCACTGATCCGCAGCGACAACGGCTGCGAATACGCCCGACTGCTGGAAGTGACGGCCACCCACGACGGCGTCAGTTATTGCGTGGTGGCCGAGCGCCCCGACTGTGAACTCGACGCATTCGCCGTCAGCGACGACCTGTCCACCGTTGTTCTGCTGTGGAACATGCAGGGCCGCAGTGAATTACAGATTCTCGAATATGCCGACAACACACTGAGTGACCCGATCCCACTGCCCGGGGTGGTCGCCAGTGAGCTGTCCATCAGTGCCGGCGGCTCGATGATCGCGATGACCGTCGAAGGTCCGGCGGCGCCGCGCACCGTCGAGCTGGTCGATCCTCGAACGCGCCGATGGGAACTCATCGACCGCGAACCGAGCCACGGCCCGGTCGTTCCCGGATTTTCCGCCGCGACGAGGCCGGAGACGATCACCGCGCGCGACGGGCTGAGCCTGAACGCCTGGCTCTACCGGCCGCCGGCTACAGACGCCGTCAAAGGTGCGGTGGTATACCTGCACGGCGGACCGGAAGGTCAGGCCCGTCCCGGTTACAGCGAGATCTTCGCGCGGCTGGTCAACGACGGGATCCTGGTGCTGGCGCCCAACGTGCGAGGCTCCGGCGGCTTCGGCCGGACCTTCATGCATGCCGACGACAAGGAGAAGCGGTTCGCCGCCATCGACGATGTCGCGGACTGCGTGCGATTCCTGGTGGACAACGGCCTGGCCGACCCGCGGCGTATTGCCTGCGCGGGCTGGTCGTACGGCGGTTACCTGACCATGGCGGCGCTGACGTTTCATCCCGCGTTGTTCGCGGCGGGCATCAGCATCTGCGGCATGAGCGACCTCGGCACGTTTTACCGCCACACCGAGCCGTGGATTGCCGCCGCGGCCTATCCGAAGTATGGCCATCCCGTGAGCGATCGTGAGTTGCTCGAGCACCTGTCGCCCCTGCACCGGGTGGACGCGTTGACGGCGCCGTTGTTGGTGGTACATGGAGCCAAGGACACCAATGTGCCGATCAGCCAATCCGAACAGATCGTCGACGCGCTGCGAAAAGCCGGTCGTCGGGTCGGCTATCTGGTGTTCAGCGACGACGGACATGGCATCGCCAAGCGCGAGAATCGGGTGACGTTGGCGACCTCGATGAGTCAGTGGCTCACCGCAGCATTCGGCGCCGACGACCTTTCGCCGGCATTGCGTGCCATGGGCGAGAAGCCGTTCTAGCGTCGCGTGGCGGTCACGTATTGCAGCGCCGACAGCGTGCCCTGTTTGCCCGGTGCGGCGGGCCGCAGCGGTAGCGAAATGCCATAGTTCGCAGCTAAATCCGCGACCCCGCTGGCGGCTGTCTGCCAGCCGTGAGAACGCAGGTACTCGACGACGTCGTTGCGGTCGCCCGCATACCAAAGGTCGGTCATCTCGATGTCGAAGCCGTGTTCGCGCCACTGCTCGGTGACCTCACGCATGCGCTCGGCCATCGTCTCTACCGCGTCGCCCGCGCCCTGGACGTTTTCGGTGGCCAACTGACTTCCCGGCGCGCTGAGTTCGGTGATGTTGTCCAGCAGCCGGTCTTGGGCCTCGGGCGGCAAGAACGGCAGCAGGCCCTCGGCGCTCCACGCGGTCGGCTTGCCGGGGTCCAGTCCCGCGGCACGCAGCGCGGCCGGCCAATCGTGGCGTAAGTCGACGGGCACCGCGCGCCGGTCCGCCGTCGGGGTCGCACCCAGCTCGGCCATGGTCGCGCTCTTGAACTCGATGACTTGCGACTGGTCGATCTCGAACACCGTCGTTGCGTCCGGCCAGGGCAGCCGGTAGGCGCGAGCGTCCAGCCCCGAGGCCAGGATCACCACCTGCCGAACCCCCGCCGCGGCGGCGGTCACGAAGAAATCGTCGAAGAACCGGGTGCGGATGCCCATCATGTCGGCCATCCCCAGCATCCCGAAGTCGCCGTTGTCATCCACCTCGGCTGGATCCAGTTCGCCGCTGGCGAGCCGGGTGAAGAACTCCACACCGACGGCGCGCACCAGCGGCTCGGCGAATGGGTCGTTGATCAGTGGCTGAGGCGCGCGGGTAGCCAGTGCGCGGCCCACCGCGACGCCGGTTGCGGTGGCTCCCACGCCATTTCCCAGGTCCCAGGTGTCGTCATCCGTGCGCGCCATCGCCCCTCCCATTCGTCGCTGACACCGAATGTACGGACGGCTCCTGAACGAGTGCTGTGCGCAAACACAGACGAGCATGGAATGCTGAATTCGATGCGGCATTACTACTCCGTAGATGCGATTCGCGACGCCGAAGCACCGCTGCTGGCCAGCCTGCCCGATGGCGCCCTGATGAAGCGTGCCGCCTTCGGGTTGGCTACCGAGATTGTCAAAGAGCTACAAGCCCGTACGGGCGCCGTCGCCGGTCGGCGGGTGTGCGCGGTCGTCGGCTCGGGTGACAACGGCGGTGACGCGCTGTGGGCGGCGACGTTCCTGCTGCGTCGCGGGGCGGCGGCCGACGCGGTGTTACTCAGCCCGGACCACACTCACCGTAAGGGGCTGGCGGCGTTCCGGAAGGCCGGCGGCCGCACCGTTGAGAGTGTTTCGGCGACAACCGATCTCGTCATCGACGGCGTGGTCGGCATCTCCGGCTCGGGTCCGCTGCGTCCGGCGGCGGCAGCCGTGTTCGCCGCGGTCGACGCTCACCAAATCCCGGTGGTCGCCGTCGACATCCCCAGCGGCATCGACGTGGCGACCGGGGCGATCACCGGCCCCGCGGTGCACGCCGCGTCGACGGTGACCTTCGGCGGCCTCAAGCCCGTGCACGCGCTCGCCGACTGCGGCACCGTCACGCTGATTGACATCGGGCTGAGATTGCCGGACTCCTCAAAAACGTCAGTGCTGGGCTTCGAGGCCGACGACGTCGCCGCCCGCTGGCCGGTGCCGGGCCCGCGTGACGACAAGTACACGCAGGGAGTGACCGGCATCCTGGCCGGCTCGTCGACGTATCCGGGGGCGGCCGTGTTGTGCACCGGCGCCGCGGTCGCGGCCACCTCGGGCATGGTCCGCTATGCGGGTAGCGCGCACAGCCAGGTTCTCGCGGTGTGGCCGGAGGTCATCGCGACGCCATCTCCCGCGGCGGCCGGGAAGGTGCAGGCGTGGGTCGTCGGACCGGGTTTGGGCACCGACGACATCGGCGCCGCCGCCTTGTGGTTCGCGCTGGGAACTGACCTGCCGGTGCTGGTGGACGCCGACGGGCTGACGATTCTGGCCGCCCATCCCGAGCTGGTGGCCAACCGCGCGGCACCGACGCTGCTGACCCCGCACGCGGGGGAGTTCGCCCGATTGGCCGGGGCGCCGCCCGGCGACGACCGGATCTCGGCCACCCGCAAGCTTGCCGACACGTTCGGCGCGACCGTTCTGCTCAAGGGCAACGTCACCGTCATCGCAGACCCCGGCGGCCCGGTCTACCTCAATCCGGCCGGGCAGTCCTGGGCGGCCACCGCCGGGTCGGGCGATGTGCTGTCCGGGATGATCGGCGCGCTGCTGGCCGCGGGATTGGCGCCGGCCGAGGCGGCCGCCGCCGGCGCCTACGTCCACGCCCACGCCGCCGCGCTCTCGGCCGCGGACCCGGGTCCCGGTGAGGCACCCACCTCAGCGTCGCGCATCGTGCCGCATATCCGCGCCGCCCTGGCCGCGCTGTAATCGTCAACGAGAGGATCCGCCATGACCGGCAGCCATCCGTCCGTCCCCACTCACTCGATCGCGCCCGCCTACACCGGACGAATGTTCACCACCCCGGTGCCGGCGCTACGGCTGCCCGAGGAATCGATGGATCCGGAGGCGGCGTACCGCTTCATCCACGACGAGTTGATGCTCGACGGCAGCTCGCGGCTGAACCTGGCCACCTTCGTCACCACCTGGATGGATCCCGAGGCCGGGAAACTGATGGCCGAGACGTTCGACAAGAACATGATCGACAAAGACGAATATCCGGCGACCGCGGCGATTGAGCAGCGCTGTGTGTGCATGGTGGCCGACCTGTTCCACGCCGACTACCTGCGCGACGACGACCCGTCCAGCGCCTGCGGGGCATCCACCATCGGCTCCAGCGAGGCGGTGATGCTGGGCGGTCTGGCGATGAAATGGAGGTGGCGCGAAAAGGTCGGCTCCGGAGAGAAGGAAGGCTGGAAGGGCCGCACGCCCAACCTGGTGATGGGCTCCAACGTCCAGGTGGTGTGGGAGAAGTTCTGCCGCTACTTCGACGTCGAGCCGCGCTACCTGCCGATGGAGGAGGGGCGCTACGTCATCACCCCCGAGCAGGTCGTCGATGCCGTCGACGAGGACACCATCGGGGTGGTCGCGATCCTGGGCACCACCTATACCGGCGAGCTGGAACCCATCGCCGAGATCTGCGCGGCGCTCGACAAACTGGCCGCCGGCGGCGGTGTGGACGTCCCGGTGCACGTCGACGCCGCCAGCGGGGGCTTTGTGGTGCCGTTCCTGCATCCCGAGCTGAAGTGGGATTTTCGGTTGCCCCGAGTGGTGTCGATCAACGTCAGCGGCCACAAGTACGGGCTGACCTATCCCGGTGTCGGGTTTGTCGTGTGGCGCAGCAAGGAGTACCTGCCCGAGGACCTGATTTTCCGGGTCAACTACCTGGGCGGCGACATGCCGACATTCACTTTGAACTTCTCCCGGGCGGGCAACC from the Mycobacterium lentiflavum genome contains:
- a CDS encoding alpha/beta hydrolase family protein; the encoded protein is MAQHVRAIYGASLSPDATAFAHLVDDGGYPRAVQRFLRGRRASSSRDVVLPVEGPVSRVIHSADGQWLACEVAPSGGTRTQIWVVTTDPDDRMARRIDGEHAGTAELVGWDGSRVAAILTGEDGVGESCLIDPADGCCTVLDRRSGGRLVDAWAGAALIRVGPRGYHELIMLHGPTEIALLPADPGSTTADGVILDDHHPRRIRYGPDRDLSKLYYPGTDANGYVRALIRSDNGCEYARLLEVTATHDGVSYCVVAERPDCELDAFAVSDDLSTVVLLWNMQGRSELQILEYADNTLSDPIPLPGVVASELSISAGGSMIAMTVEGPAAPRTVELVDPRTRRWELIDREPSHGPVVPGFSAATRPETITARDGLSLNAWLYRPPATDAVKGAVVYLHGGPEGQARPGYSEIFARLVNDGILVLAPNVRGSGGFGRTFMHADDKEKRFAAIDDVADCVRFLVDNGLADPRRIACAGWSYGGYLTMAALTFHPALFAAGISICGMSDLGTFYRHTEPWIAAAAYPKYGHPVSDRELLEHLSPLHRVDALTAPLLVVHGAKDTNVPISQSEQIVDALRKAGRRVGYLVFSDDGHGIAKRENRVTLATSMSQWLTAAFGADDLSPALRAMGEKPF
- a CDS encoding class I SAM-dependent methyltransferase; its protein translation is MARTDDDTWDLGNGVGATATGVAVGRALATRAPQPLINDPFAEPLVRAVGVEFFTRLASGELDPAEVDDNGDFGMLGMADMMGIRTRFFDDFFVTAAAAGVRQVVILASGLDARAYRLPWPDATTVFEIDQSQVIEFKSATMAELGATPTADRRAVPVDLRHDWPAALRAAGLDPGKPTAWSAEGLLPFLPPEAQDRLLDNITELSAPGSQLATENVQGAGDAVETMAERMREVTEQWREHGFDIEMTDLWYAGDRNDVVEYLRSHGWQTAASGVADLAANYGISLPLRPAAPGKQGTLSALQYVTATRR
- a CDS encoding NAD(P)H-hydrate dehydratase, translating into MRHYYSVDAIRDAEAPLLASLPDGALMKRAAFGLATEIVKELQARTGAVAGRRVCAVVGSGDNGGDALWAATFLLRRGAAADAVLLSPDHTHRKGLAAFRKAGGRTVESVSATTDLVIDGVVGISGSGPLRPAAAAVFAAVDAHQIPVVAVDIPSGIDVATGAITGPAVHAASTVTFGGLKPVHALADCGTVTLIDIGLRLPDSSKTSVLGFEADDVAARWPVPGPRDDKYTQGVTGILAGSSTYPGAAVLCTGAAVAATSGMVRYAGSAHSQVLAVWPEVIATPSPAAAGKVQAWVVGPGLGTDDIGAAALWFALGTDLPVLVDADGLTILAAHPELVANRAAPTLLTPHAGEFARLAGAPPGDDRISATRKLADTFGATVLLKGNVTVIADPGGPVYLNPAGQSWAATAGSGDVLSGMIGALLAAGLAPAEAAAAGAYVHAHAAALSAADPGPGEAPTSASRIVPHIRAALAAL
- a CDS encoding glutamate decarboxylase, translating into MTGSHPSVPTHSIAPAYTGRMFTTPVPALRLPEESMDPEAAYRFIHDELMLDGSSRLNLATFVTTWMDPEAGKLMAETFDKNMIDKDEYPATAAIEQRCVCMVADLFHADYLRDDDPSSACGASTIGSSEAVMLGGLAMKWRWREKVGSGEKEGWKGRTPNLVMGSNVQVVWEKFCRYFDVEPRYLPMEEGRYVITPEQVVDAVDEDTIGVVAILGTTYTGELEPIAEICAALDKLAAGGGVDVPVHVDAASGGFVVPFLHPELKWDFRLPRVVSINVSGHKYGLTYPGVGFVVWRSKEYLPEDLIFRVNYLGGDMPTFTLNFSRAGNQVVGQYYNFLRLGREGYTQVMQSLSATARWLGEQLRDGDHCELISDGSAIPVVSFRLARGLGYTEFDVSHELRGYGWQVPAYTMPDNASDVSVLRVVVREGLSADLARALHDDARSALASLDKLKPGGHYQAEHFAH